A section of the Rhodospirillaceae bacterium genome encodes:
- a CDS encoding UDP-glucose 4-epimerase, translated as MTLSKSPSTLVTGGAGYIGSHTVLALLNHGHEAVVIDDLSTGVRALVSDGVPFIQGNAGDIALVRDVIREHGCTSAIHFAGSIVNPESFEKPLEYYANNVSVSRNLLEACIAEDVTSFIFSSSASVYGDPYTVPVPETAPTLPVSPYGETKLITEWMVRNTAAATDMRYAALRYFNVAGADAKMRSGQAGPVATHLIKIAAEAAVGLRPGVTIFGDDFDTPDGTCIR; from the coding sequence GTGACCCTATCCAAATCTCCTTCTACTTTAGTCACCGGCGGTGCCGGATACATTGGCAGCCATACTGTTCTGGCACTTTTGAACCACGGCCACGAAGCCGTGGTCATTGATGATCTGTCGACGGGTGTTCGGGCTTTGGTGTCGGACGGCGTTCCCTTTATCCAGGGAAACGCTGGCGATATCGCCCTGGTCCGAGATGTCATCCGCGAACACGGTTGCACCTCGGCAATCCATTTCGCGGGCTCTATCGTTAATCCGGAAAGCTTTGAGAAGCCGCTGGAGTACTACGCAAACAACGTATCGGTCAGTCGCAACCTTCTTGAGGCCTGCATAGCGGAAGATGTTACAAGTTTTATCTTTTCGTCGTCAGCGTCAGTATATGGCGATCCATATACCGTCCCTGTCCCCGAGACCGCACCAACCCTACCCGTTAGCCCTTATGGCGAAACCAAGCTGATCACCGAGTGGATGGTCCGCAACACCGCTGCCGCCACCGACATGCGCTATGCGGCACTACGCTATTTCAATGTTGCCGGTGCCGACGCCAAGATGCGGAGCGGACAAGCAGGACCGGTTGCAACCCATCTGATCAAGATCGCTGCCGAAGCGGCCGTCGGACTGCGCCCTGGTGTAACGATCTTTGGCGACGACTTTGACACGCCGGACGGCACCTGCATCCGCGA